A region from the Gemmatimonadota bacterium genome encodes:
- a CDS encoding squalene/phytoene synthase family protein: MNAPVARADASISACVRSELTRVARALAAEGLPVPSLQGQLHRPALAALVAGEASLPDGFWMAALALEMVHEASLIHDDIVDEASTRRGAPTLVARKGVAGALIGGDLLLTAAYVIAQRSGQPGFARHFAEAVFATVDGERRQGATAGQRLTLDEYHAIVERKTGALFGCAARLGAGARDRGTHADWERLGVELGALYQQVDDLLDYVPGAGTGKPSLQDRRQRKWTWPLACVDGLAWDAPPSTLPTTALQRCVSNLVEQAEGLVEKGADLGCDQIQLRALVERWLRPARVALPDVAAPRGLIVGTVRASAAIPSRMLARGDSRSALLRAHSQSFWLASRLFPREVRHRVAGVYAYCRMTDDLVDQADPARKQETRADLDAWLVLSEDAFRGARTGCALLDQVMGDMRAAAVPFQYVEDLIAGMRMDLEDRTYATMGELRVYTYRVASVVGGWLTELFGVHDRWTLSRAAALGHAMQLTNILRDVGEDLRAGRIYLPTAALSYHGLGRDDLWAMAEGRQSIDHRYRQLMQELMAIAEADYAAAFEAIPRLPTFAQRPVAAAARIYMGIHAAIRRNGYDSLTRRAFTGWATKVRLARTGLRDLQRQRSTELDAALSPGDVALWIPASLERGAVA; this comes from the coding sequence TTGAACGCGCCGGTCGCCCGCGCGGACGCGTCCATCTCGGCCTGCGTGCGCAGCGAACTCACCCGCGTGGCCCGCGCGCTCGCAGCCGAAGGACTTCCGGTTCCGTCGCTGCAGGGACAGCTCCACCGGCCCGCGCTCGCGGCCCTCGTTGCCGGGGAGGCATCCCTCCCCGACGGATTCTGGATGGCCGCCCTCGCGCTGGAGATGGTCCATGAAGCCTCCCTCATCCACGACGACATCGTGGATGAAGCGAGCACGCGCCGCGGTGCCCCCACGCTGGTGGCTCGCAAGGGAGTCGCCGGCGCCCTCATCGGTGGGGATCTACTGCTGACCGCCGCGTACGTGATCGCGCAGCGGAGTGGACAGCCGGGATTCGCTCGCCATTTCGCGGAGGCCGTCTTCGCCACCGTCGACGGCGAGCGCCGGCAGGGTGCCACCGCCGGTCAGCGGCTCACGCTCGATGAGTACCACGCCATCGTCGAACGCAAGACCGGCGCGCTCTTCGGCTGTGCCGCTCGGCTGGGTGCCGGCGCGCGCGATCGGGGCACGCACGCGGACTGGGAACGCCTGGGTGTGGAGTTGGGAGCGCTCTACCAACAGGTGGACGACCTGCTCGACTACGTGCCGGGAGCCGGCACCGGAAAACCCTCACTGCAGGACCGGCGCCAACGCAAGTGGACGTGGCCGCTGGCCTGCGTCGATGGGCTCGCCTGGGACGCACCGCCCAGCACGCTCCCGACGACCGCTCTGCAGCGCTGCGTCTCGAACCTGGTGGAGCAGGCCGAGGGGCTGGTGGAGAAGGGCGCTGATCTCGGCTGTGACCAGATCCAGCTACGCGCTCTGGTCGAGCGCTGGCTCCGGCCGGCGCGTGTCGCCTTGCCCGACGTCGCTGCGCCGCGGGGCCTCATCGTTGGTACGGTGCGGGCGAGCGCGGCCATACCGTCGCGCATGCTGGCCAGAGGCGACTCCCGATCGGCCTTGTTGCGCGCGCATTCGCAGTCCTTCTGGCTGGCCTCGCGCCTCTTTCCCCGAGAGGTGCGCCACCGCGTGGCGGGCGTCTACGCCTACTGCCGCATGACGGACGATCTCGTCGATCAGGCCGACCCCGCGCGCAAGCAGGAGACCCGGGCGGACCTCGATGCGTGGCTGGTGCTGTCAGAAGACGCCTTCCGGGGAGCGCGGACGGGGTGCGCGCTCCTCGACCAGGTGATGGGCGACATGCGCGCGGCCGCTGTCCCGTTCCAGTACGTCGAAGACCTCATCGCGGGCATGCGAATGGACCTGGAGGACCGGACCTACGCGACCATGGGGGAGCTGCGAGTGTACACCTACCGCGTCGCATCAGTGGTGGGAGGGTGGCTGACCGAGTTGTTCGGCGTCCACGATCGCTGGACCCTGTCCCGCGCCGCCGCGCTCGGGCACGCGATGCAGCTGACCAACATCCTACGTGACGTCGGAGAGGATCTGCGGGCGGGCCGGATCTACCTCCCCACGGCGGCTCTCTCCTATCACGGTCTAGGCCGGGACGACCTGTGGGCAATGGCCGAAGGGCGTCAGTCGATCGATCATCGCTACCGCCAGCTCATGCAGGAGCTGATGGCCATCGCGGAGGCTGACTACGCGGCTGCCTTCGAGGCGATTCCTCGTCTGCCGACCTTCGCGCAACGACCGGTCGCCGCGGCCGCGCGGATCTACATGGGCATCCACGCGGCCATCCGCCGCAACGGCTATGACTCGCTGACCCGACGCGCGTTCACGGGCTGGGCAACGAAGGTCCGTTTGGCGCGCACCGGACTCCGTGACCTCCAACGGCAGCGCAGCACGGAGCTCGACGCAGCTCTGTCTCCTGGCGATGTGGCCCTCTGGATTCCGGCTTCCCTCGAACGCGGCGCAGTGGCGTGA
- a CDS encoding carotenoid biosynthesis protein, giving the protein MLPRSLWPLAVFTALSLAGYGTFALAPQRIPSSMPAVMRFYQMSFEVSAQAHIVVALLTALFALRRAAGWRWLRALLATSGLAFLSEWVGTGYGLPFGPYRYTGLLGPRIGGRVPWSIPISWFLMALPSFLLARHAFRRRGRALRLVAGAALLTIWDLALDPAMSHLIPYWVWGEPGPYYGMPLVNLVGWMLTGLVLMMVLERLGAADWGTALPPQWLRGYYTLILAMPVGMLALAGVWGAVAATGLALVLWAVSALPERAAQAVLPSESAA; this is encoded by the coding sequence ATGCTGCCACGCTCGCTGTGGCCTCTGGCCGTCTTCACCGCCCTCTCCCTCGCAGGGTACGGCACCTTCGCACTGGCCCCTCAGCGCATCCCCTCTTCGATGCCCGCGGTGATGCGGTTCTACCAGATGTCGTTCGAAGTCTCGGCGCAGGCGCACATCGTGGTGGCGTTGCTCACCGCACTGTTTGCGCTGCGACGAGCCGCCGGATGGCGCTGGCTTCGCGCACTGTTGGCGACCTCCGGTCTGGCCTTCCTCTCGGAGTGGGTCGGCACCGGCTACGGCCTGCCGTTCGGACCCTACCGGTACACCGGGCTCCTGGGCCCGCGGATCGGCGGCAGGGTTCCGTGGAGCATCCCGATCAGTTGGTTCCTGATGGCGCTTCCGTCCTTTCTGCTGGCTCGTCACGCGTTTCGCCGGCGTGGCCGTGCCCTGCGCCTGGTGGCGGGTGCGGCGCTGCTGACGATCTGGGATCTCGCTTTGGATCCCGCCATGAGTCACCTGATACCGTACTGGGTGTGGGGGGAACCGGGCCCGTACTACGGCATGCCACTGGTGAACCTCGTGGGGTGGATGCTGACAGGGCTGGTATTGATGATGGTCCTGGAGCGACTCGGAGCGGCAGACTGGGGCACTGCGCTCCCCCCTCAGTGGCTCCGCGGCTACTACACCCTGATCCTGGCCATGCCCGTGGGCATGCTGGCGCTCGCCGGTGTCTGGGGCGCGGTGGCGGCCACCGGCCTGGCCTTGGTGCTCTGGGCCGTGAGCGCATTGCCTGAACGCGCGGCGCAGGCGGTGCTCCCTTCGGAGAGCGCTGCTTGA
- a CDS encoding B12-binding domain-containing protein, which translates to MSDITLSTAEAADLLGVHPSTAKRWLDESASGVDRTEGGHRRVGLSELLALAEHKGGSTFLAPFTPFEAHAWQAIREEETSANGVAFTELAVGWLLYADPRRIGLLFETLARRARLPFERLIDGPLTHFMHAVGDAWRQGRLRVADEHLVTQMLLESLIRVGSRWSEPMALRADAPQSVVACAEGNLHQLGALSVRLTLERFGWRAWYLGPDVPVAEVLSAQQSQDASLVCIAFGASQCQADVLRCLDATERMLSERPASFRVVLGGPPCTPEVIAGRAHPFASLDCLSSMQALADWLGEHHGEGR; encoded by the coding sequence ATGAGCGATATCACCCTCTCCACAGCGGAAGCAGCCGATCTCCTGGGTGTCCACCCGTCGACGGCCAAGCGCTGGCTCGACGAGTCCGCCTCCGGCGTCGATCGCACCGAAGGTGGGCACCGTCGTGTAGGACTGTCCGAGTTGCTCGCCCTGGCTGAGCACAAGGGCGGCAGCACCTTCCTGGCTCCGTTCACTCCCTTCGAAGCTCACGCCTGGCAGGCGATCCGTGAGGAGGAGACCTCGGCCAACGGGGTCGCGTTCACCGAACTCGCCGTTGGCTGGCTTCTGTACGCCGACCCACGTCGCATCGGACTGCTCTTCGAGACCCTCGCGCGGAGAGCGCGCCTTCCGTTCGAGCGCCTGATCGACGGCCCCCTCACCCACTTCATGCACGCTGTCGGGGACGCGTGGCGGCAGGGTCGCCTTCGGGTCGCGGACGAGCATCTCGTGACGCAAATGCTGCTGGAGTCTCTCATCCGCGTGGGCAGCCGCTGGTCGGAGCCCATGGCGCTCCGCGCCGACGCCCCCCAGTCCGTGGTGGCGTGCGCCGAAGGCAACCTCCATCAGCTGGGCGCCCTGTCTGTTCGACTCACACTCGAGCGTTTCGGATGGCGCGCCTGGTACCTGGGGCCCGACGTCCCCGTGGCCGAGGTGCTGTCCGCTCAGCAGAGTCAGGATGCATCTCTGGTCTGCATCGCATTTGGCGCGAGCCAGTGTCAGGCGGATGTGCTCCGCTGTCTCGACGCGACCGAGCGCATGCTCTCCGAGCGGCCCGCGAGCTTCCGTGTTGTGCTCGGCGGTCCGCCGTGCACTCCAGAGGTGATCGCCGGACGAGCCCATCCCTTTGCGAGCCTGGACTGCCTGAGCTCGATGCAGGCGCTGGCCGATTGGCTCGGCGAGCACCACGGGGAGGGCCGTTGA
- the pdxH gene encoding pyridoxamine 5'-phosphate oxidase: MRRAAANAIFHRERSLPPKSEGADVGLERAELADDPIDQFRSWFADAEAHPAIAQANAMCLSTLGEDGHPQGRIVLLKGVEDGGFVFYTNLDSAKGRALRIHPRAALTFHWEPLGRQVRVQGGVEPVSPEEADAYFASRPRGSQVGAWASDQSQPLGGRDQLLRRVEELEQRYAGRDVPRPPHWSGFRVRPGSIEFWQAGEYRLHDRFRYDRGGSSGVWVVTRLNP, encoded by the coding sequence GTGCGACGCGCTGCCGCGAACGCCATCTTCCACCGGGAGCGGAGCTTGCCACCGAAATCGGAGGGCGCTGACGTGGGGCTGGAACGCGCGGAGTTGGCGGACGACCCGATCGATCAGTTTCGTAGTTGGTTCGCGGACGCGGAGGCGCATCCTGCCATCGCTCAAGCCAACGCGATGTGCCTGAGCACGTTGGGAGAGGACGGGCATCCGCAGGGGAGGATCGTCCTGCTCAAAGGGGTCGAAGACGGCGGGTTCGTGTTCTACACCAACCTGGATTCGGCCAAAGGCCGAGCGCTCCGAATCCACCCCAGGGCCGCGCTCACCTTCCACTGGGAGCCTCTGGGGCGGCAGGTGCGCGTTCAGGGGGGCGTGGAACCGGTCAGCCCCGAGGAGGCAGACGCCTACTTCGCCAGCCGGCCTCGAGGCAGTCAGGTGGGGGCCTGGGCGTCGGATCAGAGTCAACCCCTCGGCGGACGGGATCAGCTGCTGCGACGCGTCGAGGAACTCGAACAGCGTTACGCGGGTCGCGACGTGCCCCGCCCGCCCCATTGGTCGGGCTTCCGCGTACGCCCTGGCTCCATCGAGTTCTGGCAGGCCGGGGAATACCGCCTTCACGATCGCTTCCGCTACGACCGGGGGGGGAGCTCGGGCGTTTGGGTGGTCACGCGGCTCAATCCCTGA
- a CDS encoding metal-dependent hydrolase, translating to MPTSIAHMIGGYTAVELAGAKPGHDARARILWVLGLSIVAANAPDLDFLPGLVTGTSTAFHRGPTHSLLATLLVPLLLALVTRRRSGAPWAVFLAGAAAYGSHVLLDLLVPDPLGDGGLRLFWPFSPQIVRWQLGWLESLDSLRAVDAVGLNVSFVRTLLSAAGVRVFLVDAIVVAPLLLLVPLARGLRRFRRAAGATPARPANAG from the coding sequence GTGCCCACATCCATCGCCCACATGATCGGCGGTTACACCGCAGTCGAGCTCGCCGGGGCCAAACCCGGGCACGACGCCCGTGCTCGCATCCTCTGGGTGCTGGGCCTCTCCATCGTCGCCGCCAACGCGCCGGACCTCGACTTTCTCCCTGGCCTCGTCACCGGCACCTCCACCGCGTTCCATCGAGGGCCTACGCACTCCCTCCTGGCCACACTGTTGGTCCCGCTCCTCCTCGCGCTCGTGACCAGGCGCCGGAGCGGAGCGCCATGGGCCGTCTTCCTGGCCGGCGCGGCGGCATACGGCTCGCACGTGCTGCTGGATCTCCTGGTCCCCGACCCACTGGGGGACGGCGGACTCCGGTTGTTCTGGCCGTTCTCGCCCCAGATCGTACGCTGGCAGTTGGGATGGCTGGAGTCGCTGGACTCGCTGCGTGCCGTCGACGCCGTGGGTCTCAACGTCAGCTTCGTCCGGACCCTGTTGAGCGCGGCCGGAGTTCGCGTCTTCCTCGTGGACGCGATCGTGGTTGCGCCCCTCTTGCTCCTGGTGCCCCTCGCACGCGGGCTACGTCGGTTCCGCCGCGCCGCGGGTGCCACGCCCGCCCGGCCCGCTAACGCCGGGTGA
- a CDS encoding thioredoxin family protein has product MTSAHLLVLSVAVLGCQPSEPRASEETGSLQAQADTISYLQLYESGVPYGEFMAAAERRRETWQANYARAVVAPPLLKRAATVGPVRLLVVAEDWCGDSANTIPYLARLSEEVPNLSLRIINSERGRAVMEAHRTPDGRAATPTVVALSESGSVLACWVERPGVLQTWYLENEPKLGRDELLAQKYDWYDGDLGESTVRDLIELLEAARSGSTRCPGA; this is encoded by the coding sequence ATGACTTCAGCGCATCTACTTGTGTTGAGCGTGGCCGTTCTCGGCTGCCAGCCCTCAGAGCCCCGCGCGTCCGAGGAGACCGGATCGCTTCAGGCACAAGCAGATACGATCTCCTATCTCCAGTTGTATGAGAGTGGTGTTCCCTACGGCGAGTTCATGGCTGCCGCCGAAAGGCGCAGGGAGACCTGGCAAGCGAACTACGCGCGGGCCGTGGTGGCGCCCCCCCTTCTGAAGCGCGCCGCGACGGTGGGCCCGGTGCGGCTGCTGGTGGTCGCCGAGGACTGGTGCGGTGACTCCGCCAACACCATCCCGTATCTGGCGCGCCTATCGGAAGAGGTACCCAACCTTTCGCTCCGTATCATCAACTCGGAACGTGGCCGCGCCGTGATGGAGGCACATCGGACGCCGGACGGGAGAGCAGCCACTCCGACCGTGGTGGCCCTCTCGGAGTCCGGCTCCGTGCTGGCGTGTTGGGTCGAACGCCCCGGCGTGCTCCAGACCTGGTACCTCGAGAACGAGCCGAAGCTCGGTCGGGACGAGCTGCTCGCGCAGAAGTACGACTGGTACGACGGGGACCTGGGGGAAAGTACCGTCCGAGATCTGATCGAGTTGCTTGAAGCCGCCAGGAGTGGAAGTACTCGCTGCCCGGGAGCCTGA
- a CDS encoding heavy-metal-associated domain-containing protein — MRRVRISVPDLSCGHCVQAVRTALEPLAGVSDVDVSLERKEAEASVAEGVGDEVILDAVRRAGYTPEVA; from the coding sequence ATGCGACGGGTGCGGATCTCGGTTCCCGACCTCTCTTGCGGCCACTGCGTCCAGGCGGTCCGCACCGCCCTGGAGCCCCTCGCGGGGGTCTCCGATGTCGACGTGTCCCTGGAGCGGAAGGAAGCCGAGGCATCCGTGGCGGAAGGGGTGGGCGACGAGGTCATCCTGGACGCCGTGCGCCGCGCCGGATACACCCCGGAGGTCGCATGA
- a CDS encoding CopD family protein — translation MRGLALALAFVAAGAGAVHTRLEWSRPAADETLDEAPLEIRLRFSTAIQLLLTRLELRAPSGALVPLGSPEWVPGSDEHEVRVAILEPLGSGLHQASWGSAGPDSHAIEGDFAFTVRATQSVAPTAAAQDSASVVTPLPGPAATTPPAAGRSAAPPWDPVGVAGRWMFLLGTMLMIGIVAFRWSVVAPSASRGETALAEAARRGLRGIGWAAILMALAGAGVRAYVQLASTRVGPAAVLFQSPWGWGWWLGVAAALLFGTGLQLATRTSTGRPGWLLASVGALAAGAAPALAGHAWGYEGALRPWVVVADVLHVLAAGTWMGSLAVLALVALPLLHRARDADGRVAVLPLWVAGFSRVALAAVAVMAISGGFNAWTRLGSFGALTASEYGRTLLIKLAVLAGAGALGFYNWRVVKPALSETPRTSLLRIPALLELALALGVLLVTSALVVSPLP, via the coding sequence ATGAGGGGCCTCGCGCTGGCACTCGCCTTCGTGGCCGCGGGTGCCGGCGCCGTCCACACACGGCTCGAGTGGAGTCGCCCCGCGGCGGACGAAACCCTCGACGAGGCTCCCCTGGAGATCCGGCTGCGCTTCTCCACGGCGATTCAGCTCCTGCTGACCCGCCTGGAGTTGAGGGCGCCGTCCGGGGCCTTGGTCCCCTTGGGCTCGCCCGAATGGGTGCCGGGCTCGGACGAACACGAGGTCCGGGTGGCGATCCTCGAGCCGCTCGGATCCGGCCTTCACCAGGCATCGTGGGGAAGCGCCGGTCCCGACTCCCATGCGATCGAAGGGGACTTCGCGTTCACGGTACGGGCCACTCAGTCCGTGGCTCCCACAGCTGCCGCGCAAGACAGCGCGAGCGTGGTGACGCCACTCCCCGGGCCGGCCGCGACGACCCCGCCCGCTGCAGGGCGGAGTGCCGCCCCCCCGTGGGACCCGGTGGGCGTGGCCGGACGTTGGATGTTCCTCCTGGGGACCATGCTGATGATCGGCATCGTGGCGTTCCGTTGGAGCGTCGTGGCGCCTTCGGCGAGCCGTGGGGAGACCGCCCTCGCCGAGGCAGCCCGTCGGGGCCTCCGGGGAATCGGCTGGGCAGCCATCCTGATGGCGCTGGCCGGCGCGGGGGTACGAGCGTACGTCCAACTCGCGTCGACCCGGGTGGGCCCGGCGGCGGTGCTGTTCCAGAGCCCCTGGGGATGGGGGTGGTGGCTCGGCGTTGCTGCGGCGTTGCTCTTCGGCACCGGTTTGCAACTCGCGACCCGGACCTCCACGGGCCGCCCGGGATGGCTGCTGGCGTCGGTCGGAGCGCTCGCCGCCGGCGCGGCACCCGCCCTGGCCGGACACGCGTGGGGGTACGAGGGCGCACTACGTCCCTGGGTGGTGGTCGCCGATGTGCTCCACGTCCTGGCAGCGGGCACCTGGATGGGCTCGCTGGCGGTGCTCGCCCTGGTGGCGCTCCCCCTCCTCCACCGCGCCCGCGATGCGGACGGACGCGTGGCCGTGCTCCCGCTCTGGGTGGCGGGGTTCTCGCGGGTCGCTCTGGCGGCTGTCGCAGTGATGGCGATCAGCGGTGGCTTCAACGCTTGGACCCGGCTGGGGTCCTTCGGCGCGCTCACTGCGAGCGAGTACGGTCGCACGCTGCTGATCAAGCTGGCCGTTCTGGCCGGCGCGGGAGCACTGGGGTTCTACAACTGGCGGGTCGTCAAGCCAGCGCTCTCGGAGACACCGCGCACGTCCCTCCTGCGGATCCCGGCGCTGCTGGAACTCGCCCTGGCCCTGGGTGTCCTCCTGGTGACCAGTGCGCTGGTGGTCAGCCCCCTTCCCTGA
- a CDS encoding aminotransferase class V-fold PLP-dependent enzyme, translated as MYDRRQFLDAIRYPAAALAIGGRFSAPSFRRSAPEIMQDLAATPGTPAEVAANEDFWYEVQRAFSVDRSLVNFNNGGVSPSPIWVQEAMKRHLDYSNEAPAYTMWRILEPQRETVRQRFAREWGVDTEEIAFTRNASEGLQTMQLGIDLQRGDEVLTSTQDYGRMITTFRQRERREGIVMRQIQLPVPAEDPSEVVRLYEEAITPRTRMILMCHMINLTGQILPVRDVVAMARRHDIPVVIDGAHALAHFDFKLSDLECDNYSTSLHKWLFAPHGTGMLYVRRDKIEGVWPLMAAPEGMNGNIRKFEEIGTHPAANYLAIGEALTFHQGIGAARKDARLRYLRDRWADALLQHDRIRLNTSQKPGLACGIANVQVEGIDSAALTEWLWSTHRILVVAIKHAEFEGLRVSPSVYSSLEEVDRFIEAMETVVKRGIPA; from the coding sequence ATGTACGACCGCCGCCAGTTCCTCGATGCGATCCGCTACCCCGCCGCCGCTCTGGCCATCGGCGGCCGCTTCTCGGCACCGTCCTTCCGGCGTTCGGCTCCGGAGATCATGCAGGATCTGGCGGCAACGCCGGGCACCCCCGCAGAGGTAGCCGCCAACGAGGACTTCTGGTATGAGGTGCAGCGTGCGTTTTCGGTGGACCGCTCGCTGGTCAACTTCAACAACGGTGGCGTGAGCCCCTCGCCCATCTGGGTGCAGGAGGCCATGAAGCGTCACCTCGACTACTCCAACGAGGCGCCGGCCTACACGATGTGGCGGATCCTCGAACCCCAGCGGGAGACGGTGCGCCAGCGCTTCGCTCGCGAGTGGGGGGTCGACACTGAAGAAATCGCCTTCACCCGCAATGCGTCCGAGGGCCTGCAGACCATGCAGCTCGGGATCGACCTGCAGCGCGGGGACGAGGTGCTCACCTCCACCCAGGACTACGGCCGCATGATCACGACCTTCCGGCAGCGCGAGCGCCGCGAGGGAATCGTGATGCGACAGATTCAGCTACCGGTCCCTGCCGAAGACCCGTCCGAGGTCGTGCGCCTGTACGAGGAGGCCATCACTCCGCGCACTCGCATGATCCTCATGTGCCACATGATCAACCTCACGGGTCAGATCCTACCCGTGCGGGACGTGGTGGCCATGGCGCGGCGGCACGACATCCCCGTGGTGATCGACGGCGCCCACGCGCTGGCCCACTTCGATTTCAAGCTGTCGGACCTCGAGTGCGACAACTACAGCACCAGCCTGCACAAGTGGCTGTTCGCACCGCATGGAACCGGGATGCTCTACGTGCGTCGCGACAAGATCGAGGGCGTGTGGCCCTTGATGGCCGCTCCCGAGGGAATGAACGGGAACATCCGCAAGTTCGAGGAAATCGGAACCCACCCGGCAGCGAACTACCTCGCCATCGGTGAGGCACTCACCTTCCATCAGGGTATCGGGGCGGCTCGCAAGGATGCGCGTCTGCGCTACCTGCGTGATCGCTGGGCCGACGCGCTCCTGCAGCACGATCGCATTCGGCTCAACACCAGCCAGAAGCCGGGCCTGGCCTGCGGCATCGCCAACGTACAGGTCGAGGGCATCGATTCGGCCGCGTTGACCGAATGGCTCTGGTCCACGCATCGGATCCTGGTCGTCGCCATCAAGCACGCCGAGTTCGAGGGCCTCCGTGTTTCTCCGAGCGTCTACTCGAGCCTCGAGGAGGTCGATCGCTTCATCGAGGCCATGGAGACGGTGGTGAAGCGAGGCATCCCCGCATGA
- the rnz gene encoding ribonuclease Z, translating to MRVTFLGTAAARPTVGRGVSAFAVQREGDLMLFDCGEGTQRQMMRYGTGFGVRDIFFSHIHADHLLGLTGLLRTLGLQGRTDPVHLFGPPRSAPVLEATTSLGVERVPFPVLIRELAAGEGVVRDGYQVRPFAVEHGTQAFGWTLEEEQRLGRFDVERARALGVPPGPLFGRLHRGEPVEVEEGRWVRPDEVVGDPRPGRKIVFSGDTRPCRSVIEAAQRSDLLVHEATFSDEEVGRARETFHSTAREAAEVAREAEVRRLVLTHVSARYSDSPGTLEEEAARVFTPVSVAHDGLVIEVPFPEEELVSAPVAADARGRDRGL from the coding sequence ATCCGAGTCACCTTCCTGGGAACGGCCGCAGCCCGACCGACCGTCGGACGCGGCGTCAGCGCCTTCGCGGTTCAACGCGAGGGCGATCTGATGTTGTTCGACTGCGGCGAGGGGACCCAGCGCCAGATGATGCGGTACGGCACCGGGTTCGGGGTCCGGGACATCTTCTTCTCCCATATCCACGCCGACCACCTCCTGGGGCTGACCGGCCTGCTTCGCACCCTGGGGCTGCAGGGGCGCACCGACCCAGTCCACCTGTTCGGCCCTCCCCGGTCGGCGCCGGTGTTGGAGGCGACCACATCGCTCGGGGTCGAACGGGTTCCGTTCCCCGTCCTGATCCGCGAGCTGGCGGCGGGTGAGGGCGTGGTTCGCGACGGGTACCAGGTCCGTCCGTTCGCGGTGGAGCACGGTACGCAGGCGTTCGGGTGGACGCTGGAGGAAGAGCAGCGCCTGGGGCGCTTCGACGTCGAGCGCGCTCGCGCGCTGGGAGTTCCTCCGGGGCCCCTGTTCGGGCGGCTGCACCGGGGCGAACCCGTGGAAGTGGAGGAGGGCCGCTGGGTGCGCCCGGACGAGGTGGTGGGCGATCCCCGGCCGGGGCGCAAGATCGTCTTTTCCGGCGATACGCGCCCGTGCCGTTCCGTGATCGAGGCGGCGCAGCGGTCGGACCTGCTCGTGCACGAAGCCACCTTCTCCGACGAGGAGGTCGGGCGGGCCCGCGAGACGTTCCATTCGACGGCGCGCGAGGCAGCCGAGGTCGCCCGAGAGGCGGAGGTTCGCCGCTTGGTTCTGACCCATGTCTCGGCGCGCTATTCGGATTCGCCGGGGACGTTGGAGGAAGAGGCGGCTCGCGTCTTCACGCCGGTCTCGGTGGCTCATGACGGGCTGGTGATCGAGGTTCCGTTCCCGGAGGAGGAGTTGGTGTCGGCGCCTGTGGCGGCCGACGCCCGCGGCCGGGACCGCGGCCTGTGA